A portion of the Oxynema aestuarii AP17 genome contains these proteins:
- a CDS encoding DUF1664 domain-containing protein translates to MRVREYLQQSQRILRQQHPLALAEYSSIFCSAVGTAIAVLLREVAYATFPLTVALAFNVANRQRLDRDRQEQMTHYFSQVNTRLSEVTPTIAPPPQPPIERPTNELQEELAKLQLCITILESKTNFLNTKLQEKLSSELSAIRQDINAFTEPFNLDNIERKIQSLNSAVQSLLERPLPEWRQYEQLKQSIGQMETNQRELIWPQIKQLNADLESLKKNERHLNQKLDNLLAKFNARPEVPQLSRLKRTVHQLSDRLSQVQQTEVFAKLFDEIEQLNRKVEWLANKMNE, encoded by the coding sequence ATGCGAGTCAGGGAATATCTACAGCAATCCCAACGGATTTTAAGACAACAGCATCCTTTAGCTTTAGCCGAATACAGCTCGATCTTTTGCAGCGCTGTGGGGACGGCGATCGCTGTATTATTGAGAGAGGTAGCCTACGCTACATTCCCCCTGACCGTCGCTTTGGCGTTTAATGTCGCCAACCGACAGCGCCTCGATCGCGATCGTCAAGAGCAAATGACCCATTATTTCTCGCAAGTCAATACCCGCTTGAGCGAGGTCACGCCGACGATCGCCCCTCCGCCTCAACCCCCCATCGAGCGTCCGACCAACGAACTCCAAGAAGAACTGGCAAAATTGCAACTGTGCATCACGATTTTAGAAAGTAAAACGAACTTTTTAAATACCAAATTACAAGAAAAACTTTCATCGGAATTAAGTGCTATTCGTCAAGATATTAATGCCTTTACCGAACCGTTTAATTTGGACAATATCGAACGTAAAATTCAATCCCTTAATTCTGCAGTTCAGTCTTTGCTAGAACGTCCCCTTCCTGAATGGAGACAGTACGAACAATTAAAACAATCCATCGGCCAAATGGAAACGAACCAACGGGAGTTAATTTGGCCGCAAATCAAACAACTGAATGCCGATTTAGAAAGTTTGAAAAAAAACGAACGTCATCTCAATCAAAAATTAGATAACTTATTGGCGAAATTCAATGCCAGACCGGAAGTTCCCCAGTTGTCTCGCTTGAAACGAACAGTTCACCAACTCAGCGATCGCCTCTCCCAAGTCCAACAAACAGAAGTTTTCGCCAAACTCTTCGACGAAATCGAACAACTCAACCGCAAAGTGGAATGGTTGGCGAACAAAATGAACGAATGA
- a CDS encoding helix-hairpin-helix domain-containing protein: MTSENHPEAIRTEVEAVTIRVETNGILTPIAQVRAVECGDRSISQATVGGSDRLAALDLHLGDTVVIDAKNPEAIPEIVGVEAEKRPAQAKRVSLPNRCPECGSPTIALEGDDRMRCTNSSCPALLPTILRNWTHREAMDISGMGEKLVQQSIDRGLVSSIADLYDLTVDRLVELERMGQKSAKKLVKSIAKSKSLPWSRILYGLGIRNVGRHAAQSLAHAFPTVRELAHAEPEAIAAIDRLTPETASAIYYWFRIRANQELILALAKAGLQLTEVELPEAIVPSPEAEPEVQPEPEAKAEPEVQPEVQPEPEPEPEPEAEPEVQPEVQPEPEAKAEPEVQPEVQPEPEVQPEPEAEPAASEELSSLQGELAATIADRDRLDAALSDSQTQLQQVRAQRSSLQAELAKSQQAHSELQTQLDELRTRSQAGEGETARLQAQLQTQVQEASDRAAELQGEIDRLQAQLQDRDRQGSQLGSELDRVRAQLNETQGEKSQLQEQVDRLRELCRRLESEKSELQGQLDGAGQQQAQLQEQIDRLESEKSELQGQLDGAGQQQAQLQELCRRLESEKSELQGERDRALTQIQEASDAKAQLESQLAQTRTQLEQVEGQRSQLDAELAAVKTAQTQVDSQLEAARSQLAQIEQERANLQSQLGETRAQLQQTEQAQSELQSQLEQTRTQLEQVRETPSQLQEQIDRLQGQLEESGRKNADLDSHLAQSHAAQSDLQSQLSQVQDKLQQVQQERTQLQERLKQYESDRTTAESQMVSYTEERSQLAKQLEQAQSQGKLLKIAVLLAFGFGSAISWFLSLAIA; the protein is encoded by the coding sequence GTGACGTCCGAAAATCACCCAGAAGCAATCCGTACGGAAGTTGAAGCTGTAACGATTCGCGTGGAAACCAACGGGATCTTGACCCCGATCGCCCAAGTGCGCGCTGTCGAATGCGGCGATCGCTCGATTTCCCAAGCCACGGTTGGAGGAAGCGATCGCCTAGCCGCGTTGGATTTGCACCTTGGCGATACGGTCGTCATCGACGCCAAGAACCCCGAGGCGATACCTGAAATCGTCGGCGTCGAGGCAGAAAAACGTCCGGCCCAAGCCAAACGGGTGAGTTTACCGAACAGATGTCCCGAGTGCGGTTCCCCCACGATCGCCTTGGAAGGGGACGACCGGATGCGCTGTACGAATTCCTCTTGTCCCGCCTTGCTGCCAACCATTTTACGCAATTGGACTCATCGCGAAGCGATGGACATCAGTGGAATGGGTGAAAAACTGGTGCAGCAATCGATCGATCGCGGTTTGGTCTCCTCGATCGCCGATCTCTACGATCTCACCGTGGATCGACTGGTGGAGTTGGAGCGTATGGGCCAAAAATCCGCGAAAAAGCTGGTTAAGTCGATCGCTAAGTCTAAATCTTTACCCTGGTCGCGGATTCTCTACGGTTTGGGCATTCGCAACGTCGGACGCCATGCGGCGCAAAGTTTGGCGCACGCTTTTCCCACGGTAAGAGAGTTGGCCCACGCGGAACCGGAGGCGATCGCCGCGATCGATCGACTGACCCCGGAAACCGCATCGGCGATTTACTACTGGTTTCGGATTCGAGCTAACCAAGAGTTAATTTTGGCATTGGCAAAAGCAGGATTACAATTAACTGAGGTCGAGCTTCCCGAGGCGATCGTCCCGAGTCCGGAAGCGGAACCGGAAGTGCAACCGGAACCGGAAGCGAAAGCGGAACCGGAAGTGCAACCGGAAGTGCAACCGGAACCGGAACCGGAACCGGAACCGGAAGCGGAACCGGAAGTGCAACCGGAAGTGCAACCAGAACCGGAAGCGAAAGCGGAACCGGAAGTGCAACCGGAAGTGCAACCAGAACCGGAAGTGCAACCGGAACCGGAAGCGGAACCCGCCGCCAGTGAAGAACTCAGCAGTTTGCAAGGAGAATTAGCAGCGACGATCGCCGATCGCGATCGCCTCGATGCAGCGTTAAGCGACAGTCAAACCCAACTGCAACAAGTTCGCGCGCAAAGGTCGAGCTTGCAAGCAGAATTAGCAAAATCTCAACAAGCGCATTCCGAGTTACAAACGCAACTCGACGAACTGCGGACGCGATCGCAAGCGGGAGAAGGCGAAACAGCTCGTTTACAAGCGCAATTGCAAACTCAAGTGCAAGAAGCGAGCGATCGCGCCGCCGAGTTACAAGGGGAGATCGATCGCCTCCAAGCTCAACTACAAGATCGCGACCGTCAAGGGTCTCAACTGGGTTCGGAACTCGACCGCGTTCGCGCACAACTCAACGAGACCCAAGGGGAAAAATCCCAATTGCAAGAACAGGTCGATCGCTTGCGCGAACTTTGTCGTCGCCTGGAGTCGGAAAAGTCCGAGTTACAAGGACAATTAGACGGCGCCGGACAACAGCAAGCTCAATTGCAAGAACAGATCGATCGCCTGGAGTCGGAAAAGTCCGAGTTACAAGGACAATTAGACGGCGCCGGACAACAGCAAGCTCAATTGCAAGAACTTTGTCGTCGCCTGGAGTCGGAAAAGTCCGAGTTACAAGGGGAACGCGATCGCGCTTTAACTCAAATCCAAGAAGCAAGCGACGCGAAAGCGCAGTTAGAATCGCAATTAGCTCAAACTCGCACCCAATTGGAGCAAGTGGAAGGGCAGCGATCGCAACTGGATGCGGAATTGGCGGCGGTGAAAACAGCGCAGACTCAGGTCGATTCGCAATTGGAAGCGGCGCGATCGCAATTGGCGCAAATCGAGCAGGAACGGGCGAATTTACAATCGCAGTTGGGAGAAACCCGGGCTCAGTTGCAGCAAACCGAGCAGGCGCAATCGGAGTTGCAGTCGCAGTTGGAGCAGACGCGCACCCAGTTGGAGCAGGTGCGAGAGACCCCCTCGCAATTGCAGGAGCAGATCGATCGATTGCAGGGACAGTTGGAGGAGTCGGGACGCAAAAATGCGGATCTCGACAGTCATTTAGCGCAATCCCACGCGGCGCAATCGGATTTGCAATCGCAACTGTCTCAAGTTCAGGATAAGTTGCAGCAGGTGCAACAGGAACGGACGCAACTGCAAGAACGACTCAAGCAGTACGAGAGCGATCGCACGACGGCAGAATCGCAAATGGTGAGTTATACCGAGGAGCGATCGCAGTTGGCGAAGCAGTTGGAACAGGCGCAATCCCAAGGGAAGTTATTGAAAATCGCCGTATTGTTGGCGTTTGGCTTTGGGTCGGCGATTTCGTGGTTCCTGTCGTTGGCGATCGCGTAG
- a CDS encoding RidA family protein, whose translation MQIHRIHSGAPWESQVGYCRAIRAGDRLFVSGTAPIDESGAVFAPGDAYAQAKRCLEIIQQAVRELGGVGAIVVRTRLFVTDIGRWAEYGRAHGEFFCENPPVTTMVEVRSLIDPEMLVEIEAEAIVPAAD comes from the coding sequence ATGCAAATTCACCGTATCCACTCCGGCGCTCCCTGGGAATCGCAAGTCGGTTACTGTCGGGCGATCCGGGCGGGCGATCGCCTCTTCGTTTCCGGCACCGCCCCCATCGACGAAAGCGGCGCCGTCTTCGCCCCCGGAGACGCTTACGCCCAAGCCAAGCGCTGTTTGGAAATCATCCAGCAAGCCGTCCGCGAGTTGGGCGGCGTTGGGGCGATCGTCGTCCGCACTCGCCTGTTCGTCACCGATATCGGACGCTGGGCCGAGTACGGACGAGCCCACGGCGAATTTTTTTGCGAAAATCCGCCCGTTACCACCATGGTCGAAGTGCGATCGCTCATCGACCCGGAAATGCTCGTCGAAATCGAAGCCGAGGCGATCGTCCCCGCCGCCGACTGA
- a CDS encoding SAM-dependent methyltransferase, with amino-acid sequence MGLRLEKVVPWGRSFDEYRRMFALSDDDLDRRILDCAGGPAAFNAAMNRRGTPIVSCDPVYQFSAAEIARRIDETYPVIVRGVAEDRDRYVWGDIHSPEHLGEVRLAAMQQFLADFEQGLRERRYIAAELPNLPFNPGQFDLALCSHFLFSYSVPLSWDFHRAAIAQLCEIAREVRLFPLLDNHSGQTSIHLDPAIAYLQDGGYHVEICPVNYQFQQGGDRMLRITHP; translated from the coding sequence ATGGGTTTACGTTTGGAAAAAGTTGTTCCCTGGGGGCGATCCTTCGACGAATATCGCCGGATGTTTGCCCTCTCCGACGACGACCTCGACAGGCGCATTCTCGATTGTGCGGGCGGTCCTGCCGCTTTTAACGCCGCCATGAACCGCCGGGGAACCCCGATCGTTTCGTGCGATCCCGTCTATCAATTTAGCGCCGCAGAAATTGCCCGACGCATTGACGAAACCTATCCTGTCATCGTCCGAGGGGTCGCCGAAGACCGCGATCGCTACGTCTGGGGCGACATCCACTCCCCGGAACATCTGGGAGAAGTGAGACTCGCCGCCATGCAACAGTTTTTAGCCGATTTCGAGCAAGGCTTGCGCGAACGTCGCTATATCGCCGCCGAACTCCCGAACCTCCCCTTTAACCCCGGCCAATTCGATCTCGCCCTTTGCTCTCACTTCCTGTTTAGCTATTCCGTCCCCCTCTCCTGGGACTTTCACCGGGCGGCGATCGCCCAACTGTGCGAGATCGCCCGGGAAGTTCGCCTTTTTCCCTTACTCGACAACCATTCCGGACAAACCTCGATTCACCTCGACCCCGCGATCGCCTATCTCCAAGACGGCGGCTATCACGTCGAAATCTGCCCCGTCAATTACCAATTTCAACAAGGGGGCGATCGCATGTTACGCATCACTCACCCTTGA
- a CDS encoding helix-turn-helix transcriptional regulator, translating into MGQKCTHITDALYILRKLTERPYPREELIVVLGEFLEQTDRKPGDVAQKLHRIVRELRDLGFAIDCAPHRPYTLVESNFPLILSATQRQSLYLAVQFLEDMGFATQAQQIAALVNLDATDAPPDIQVDFSPPTDYSNPDYEKILHALQDRCAQQYRYRIHYCNSQKQNLRLDLDRSEIRLHDGALYLFAFVPDWKPKPRGGRVHNVENNGLFRIDRIKSVGAPSTVGWVFSEFPTLKIRYRMSGPLATYKPRRVQERVVKRDLVRRYVEIETVEDYLFWFRQRIFRYGANARVLDPPWLAAEIGEELRRAAAQYQAGDSRENSS; encoded by the coding sequence ATGGGTCAAAAATGCACTCACATCACTGACGCGCTCTACATTCTTCGGAAACTGACGGAACGACCGTACCCGCGCGAGGAGTTGATCGTCGTACTCGGGGAGTTTCTGGAACAGACCGATCGCAAACCGGGAGATGTGGCGCAGAAACTGCATCGGATCGTGAGGGAGTTGCGCGATCTCGGTTTTGCGATCGACTGCGCCCCCCACCGTCCTTACACCTTGGTCGAGTCGAACTTCCCGCTCATTTTGTCGGCGACTCAACGCCAGTCGTTGTACTTGGCGGTTCAGTTTTTAGAAGATATGGGGTTTGCGACCCAAGCACAACAGATCGCCGCTTTGGTGAATTTGGACGCAACCGACGCCCCCCCGGACATTCAGGTGGATTTTTCGCCGCCTACGGACTACAGCAATCCGGACTACGAGAAGATTTTGCACGCTTTGCAAGACCGATGCGCCCAACAATATAGATATAGAATCCACTATTGCAATAGCCAAAAGCAGAATTTACGCTTGGACTTGGATCGTTCGGAGATCCGCCTCCACGATGGGGCACTCTATTTATTTGCATTCGTCCCGGATTGGAAACCCAAACCGCGAGGGGGTCGGGTGCATAACGTGGAGAACAATGGTTTGTTCCGGATCGATCGCATTAAATCGGTGGGGGCGCCTTCTACGGTGGGCTGGGTGTTCTCCGAGTTTCCGACCCTGAAGATTCGCTATCGGATGAGCGGACCGTTGGCGACGTACAAACCGCGTCGTGTTCAAGAACGGGTCGTCAAGCGCGATCTCGTGCGGAGGTACGTGGAGATTGAAACGGTGGAGGATTATTTGTTTTGGTTCCGACAACGGATTTTCAGGTATGGAGCGAATGCGCGGGTGTTGGATCCCCCGTGGTTGGCGGCAGAAATTGGCGAGGAGTTGCGACGGGCGGCGGCTCAGTATCAGGCGGGGGATTCTCGGGAGAATTCGAGTTAG
- the cas3 gene encoding type I-D CRISPR-associated helicase Cas3', whose protein sequence is MKLRLHGLHSQLNPGVGRCPLGCDRHCQVRERAPGLQPPPGATCPLSSHQAQTFAAVRFGDADLIFNKSATGDGKTLGGTLPTLLDPQFRLMALYPTIELVEDQTRQQQRYHELFGLQSRDRVDRLYGEELSRRVRERDSNKFQELLDAIYHTPILLTNPDIFHYITHYRYRQAAFDRALLPLALAEWPDLWMFDEFHIFGPHQEAAALNSLTLIRRSQQQRRPRRFLFTSATPKPDFIAQLARAEFKIAEIEGIYANETTPGFRQILQPVELEFVQLGDGDAVQWLVESADRLDRWLRGDRAGRGLIVLNAISSVNRAIAQLTERLPGVTVCEISGRIDRRERGRIQAQLQASPDPVLVVATSAVDVGVDFRINLLVFESSDAATVVQRLGRLGRHPGFSHYRAAILIPKQMPWVMPRLGEWGDRQEPVGRPELQEAIAIAFDPPKSFAEYRQKWGPLQAHGMLAEISRESNKVSEILRDRMREDLGRVYGDRFDRYRKCWFALGKNPVGKATQKELLRFRGATAIQAAIADGSRIYTYDLLRLLPYTWIERCDRETFLEAARTADCSPDAFDDRYIHVYLKVREWLDNRQSLSLQTQRDTDELKTCELTLLDRLAIVGHPQPEVSTCLQRRKLLAFLVPVHRSQPSSHWQVSYTLQLGPHFGLYRLTDAGGNAYACAFDRDALLLDALKFKLRRFCRTQPQSLIF, encoded by the coding sequence ATGAAACTGCGTCTTCACGGCTTGCACTCCCAACTCAATCCCGGCGTCGGTCGCTGTCCCCTCGGATGCGATCGGCACTGTCAAGTGCGAGAACGGGCCCCCGGCTTGCAACCGCCCCCCGGGGCGACCTGTCCCCTGTCCTCTCACCAAGCTCAAACCTTTGCCGCCGTGCGTTTTGGCGACGCCGACCTCATCTTTAACAAAAGTGCGACCGGAGACGGCAAAACCCTCGGCGGCACCTTACCCACCTTACTCGACCCTCAGTTTCGGCTGATGGCTCTCTATCCGACGATCGAATTAGTCGAAGACCAAACCCGCCAGCAACAACGCTATCACGAGCTATTCGGACTCCAGAGCCGCGATCGCGTCGATCGCCTCTACGGCGAAGAACTCAGCCGCCGCGTGCGAGAACGAGATAGCAACAAGTTTCAAGAACTCCTCGACGCCATCTATCACACTCCTATCCTACTCACTAATCCCGATATCTTTCACTACATCACCCACTATCGCTACCGTCAAGCTGCCTTCGATCGCGCTTTGTTACCCCTCGCCCTCGCGGAATGGCCCGATTTGTGGATGTTCGACGAATTCCACATCTTCGGCCCCCATCAGGAAGCTGCCGCCCTCAACAGCTTGACCCTAATTCGGCGCAGCCAGCAGCAACGACGCCCGCGCCGCTTCCTGTTCACCTCCGCTACCCCCAAACCGGACTTTATCGCCCAACTCGCCCGCGCCGAGTTTAAAATCGCCGAAATTGAAGGGATTTATGCCAACGAAACCACCCCCGGTTTTCGGCAAATCCTCCAACCCGTCGAGCTGGAATTTGTCCAATTGGGGGACGGCGATGCAGTGCAGTGGCTGGTGGAAAGCGCCGACCGCCTCGACCGATGGCTTCGCGGCGATCGCGCCGGACGGGGGCTGATCGTCCTCAACGCGATCTCTTCGGTCAATCGTGCGATCGCCCAACTCACGGAACGACTGCCGGGGGTCACCGTGTGCGAAATTAGCGGGCGCATCGATCGCCGCGAACGGGGGCGCATTCAAGCCCAACTGCAAGCGTCTCCCGACCCGGTGTTAGTGGTGGCGACTTCCGCCGTCGATGTCGGCGTGGACTTTCGCATTAACCTGCTCGTATTTGAAAGCAGCGACGCGGCGACGGTGGTGCAGCGCCTCGGACGCTTGGGACGCCATCCCGGCTTTTCTCACTATCGCGCCGCGATCCTGATTCCCAAGCAGATGCCCTGGGTGATGCCCCGCTTGGGGGAATGGGGCGATCGCCAGGAACCCGTCGGGCGCCCGGAACTCCAAGAGGCGATCGCCATCGCCTTCGACCCGCCCAAGTCCTTTGCCGAGTACCGCCAGAAGTGGGGACCGTTGCAAGCCCACGGGATGCTCGCCGAAATCAGCCGGGAGAGCAACAAAGTGAGTGAGATCCTGCGCGATCGGATGAGGGAAGATCTAGGGCGAGTCTACGGCGATCGGTTCGACCGTTACCGCAAGTGCTGGTTTGCCCTCGGTAAAAACCCCGTAGGCAAAGCGACCCAGAAAGAACTGTTGCGTTTTCGCGGCGCCACGGCGATTCAGGCGGCGATCGCCGACGGTTCCCGGATTTATACTTACGACTTACTGCGCTTGCTGCCCTACACCTGGATCGAGCGCTGCGATCGTGAAACCTTCCTAGAAGCGGCAAGGACGGCAGACTGTAGCCCCGACGCCTTCGACGATCGTTATATTCATGTCTATCTAAAAGTGCGAGAATGGCTCGACAACCGCCAATCCTTAAGCTTGCAGACCCAGCGCGATACCGACGAACTGAAAACCTGCGAACTCACGTTACTCGATCGCCTGGCGATCGTCGGTCACCCGCAACCAGAAGTGAGTACCTGCTTGCAACGCCGTAAATTACTGGCTTTCCTCGTTCCCGTCCATCGCAGCCAACCGAGCAGCCACTGGCAAGTGAGCTATACCCTCCAACTCGGTCCACACTTCGGTCTGTACCGCCTCACCGATGCCGGAGGGAACGCCTATGCTTGCGCCTTCGATCGCGATGCCCTCCTCCTCGACGCCCTCAAATTCAAGCTGCGGCGCTTTTGCCGGACTCAACCCCAGTCGTTAATTTTTTAG
- the cas10d gene encoding type I-D CRISPR-associated protein Cas10d/Csc3, protein MQTLMQQLLLTSLDPETDPILCEYIDIILPAVEREFGSMTALGGDRDRHYNILCTLKDPLAAEKARNWSDRPDQNLCVHVLNALLLGWNLAEHHLPTSLSDEEKRLFCLGITLHDYNKYCHGQGEEAPKASEIDDILALCREIGARLNFSAFWPQWETYLSDIGFLAQNTQFKCGTNTYPSNWPEFAIADSRRLTHPLRHLLGWSDIAVHLNDPADIATETAGERLQEHLNLLGIRKTLVYHRLRDSLGILTNGIHNATLHYARELGWEAIVFFARGVVYLAPKNFSSPDLADLKQFIWEQIALILGNKMLDGDVGFRRDGKGLKVAPQTSELFPPAQLIRQLSDVIAARVNNAKNPATPKRLAKLVERGLITEDREKELLKGADLRSDRLAEFIIVIQREFLGNCEDYGPWMLEALDLATIFNPEDLQINIGGVNYGWYLAAAQYFSKNSTLDLEQTTELLAEIGDRLADWATENNSLPAYSSPTQEVFDRYLQYYLDFSGIKTELPPFGQELNAYAIAKTRKAKQPICSLSSGEFPSEDQLDSVVLFKPQQYSNKNTLGGSKIKRGISKIWSLEMLLRQALWSARAGKLEEQQPVFLYIFPAYVYAPQMIKAIRVLVEELKTVNLWEIRKYWLNHELEVSQLSHWLWLREDAEIGRFAKGSYDSKDLPFMATVYTTTLGETVTEAWVHPAFLATILPKLLGVRVVATASNVPLYRSDREFCGSAVLDGVAGFWSLLHCPSEVRTEQLDSVLTRLLVVYTLHLDNRAHQSDARWGALNRTVREVMTDVLNIFAIAREGLRRRQHDPSPEEVERYWNFARIWSDLDKTMQEKLNFITELVRQYRTFYQVKVTDSSHAILLPFSKVLETILSVPTQVNEEDLILQGAGLLKDAIDRQNIYTRPLMMDKSVDFATRQQQELEAIHRFVQTCVCDLFGTLYRGDRALLQENRNRLKSGAEFAYRWLALQEKNERDLASPS, encoded by the coding sequence ATGCAGACCTTAATGCAACAGCTTTTGCTGACGAGCCTCGATCCCGAAACCGACCCGATCTTATGTGAGTATATCGATATTATTCTCCCGGCAGTAGAGCGCGAATTCGGCTCCATGACCGCCTTGGGCGGCGATCGCGATCGACACTATAATATATTATGTACCCTGAAAGATCCCCTTGCCGCCGAAAAAGCCCGAAACTGGAGCGATCGCCCGGATCAGAACCTCTGCGTTCACGTCCTCAACGCCCTCTTATTGGGCTGGAATTTAGCAGAACATCACCTGCCCACCTCCCTATCCGACGAAGAAAAACGCTTGTTTTGTCTGGGGATAACCTTGCACGATTATAATAAATACTGTCACGGACAGGGTGAAGAAGCCCCAAAAGCTAGCGAAATTGACGATATTTTGGCGTTATGTCGCGAAATAGGCGCTCGCTTGAACTTTAGCGCCTTCTGGCCGCAGTGGGAAACTTACTTATCGGATATCGGCTTTTTAGCACAAAATACTCAATTCAAGTGCGGTACAAATACTTATCCCAGTAACTGGCCGGAATTTGCGATCGCCGATTCCCGACGCCTCACCCACCCCTTACGCCACCTCCTCGGATGGAGTGATATCGCCGTTCACTTAAACGACCCCGCCGATATCGCCACGGAAACCGCCGGGGAACGACTGCAAGAACATTTAAACTTACTCGGAATTCGTAAAACTTTAGTTTACCATCGCCTCCGCGACAGTCTCGGGATTTTGACTAATGGTATTCACAACGCCACCCTCCACTATGCGAGGGAATTGGGGTGGGAGGCGATCGTTTTTTTTGCGCGTGGCGTCGTTTATTTAGCTCCAAAAAACTTTAGTTCTCCCGATTTAGCCGATTTAAAACAATTTATCTGGGAACAAATTGCTCTCATTCTCGGTAATAAAATGCTCGACGGCGATGTCGGGTTTCGGCGAGATGGTAAAGGGCTAAAAGTTGCCCCACAAACTTCAGAACTATTTCCTCCCGCCCAACTCATTCGCCAACTGTCCGACGTCATTGCAGCCCGAGTTAATAATGCTAAAAATCCGGCAACACCAAAGCGATTAGCTAAATTGGTAGAACGCGGTCTGATTACTGAAGATCGAGAAAAAGAACTATTAAAAGGGGCAGATTTACGCAGCGATCGCCTCGCCGAATTTATTATCGTCATTCAGAGAGAATTTCTCGGCAACTGCGAGGACTATGGGCCGTGGATGCTAGAAGCCCTCGATCTCGCTACAATCTTCAACCCGGAAGACCTTCAAATTAACATCGGCGGGGTCAATTATGGCTGGTATTTAGCCGCCGCGCAATACTTCAGCAAAAACAGCACCCTCGACCTCGAACAAACCACAGAATTACTCGCAGAAATTGGCGATCGTCTCGCCGATTGGGCTACTGAAAATAACAGTTTGCCCGCTTATTCCAGTCCGACGCAGGAGGTCTTCGATCGCTATCTGCAATATTATCTCGATTTCTCGGGAATAAAAACAGAACTACCGCCCTTCGGCCAAGAATTAAATGCCTATGCGATCGCCAAAACTCGCAAAGCCAAACAGCCTATTTGTTCTTTAAGTTCCGGTGAATTTCCGTCAGAAGATCAACTCGATTCCGTCGTTTTATTCAAACCCCAGCAATACAGCAATAAAAACACCCTCGGCGGGAGCAAAATCAAACGGGGAATTTCTAAAATTTGGTCGTTAGAAATGCTCTTGCGTCAAGCCCTTTGGTCGGCGAGGGCGGGCAAATTAGAAGAACAACAACCCGTCTTTTTATATATTTTCCCCGCCTATGTTTACGCGCCCCAAATGATTAAAGCGATTCGGGTCTTGGTGGAAGAACTCAAAACTGTCAATTTATGGGAAATTCGCAAATATTGGCTCAACCACGAACTAGAAGTGAGTCAACTCTCTCACTGGCTGTGGCTCCGCGAAGATGCGGAAATCGGGCGATTTGCCAAGGGAAGTTACGATAGTAAAGATTTGCCCTTTATGGCTACAGTGTATACTACGACCCTGGGGGAAACGGTGACCGAGGCTTGGGTTCACCCCGCATTTTTAGCAACGATCTTACCAAAGCTTCTCGGAGTAAGGGTTGTGGCGACGGCGAGCAACGTCCCCTTGTATCGGAGCGATCGCGAGTTTTGCGGTTCGGCGGTCCTCGATGGGGTAGCGGGATTTTGGTCTCTACTCCACTGTCCCTCAGAAGTGCGTACCGAACAGCTCGATTCCGTTCTCACGCGCTTGCTCGTCGTGTATACTTTGCATCTCGACAATCGCGCTCACCAGTCAGACGCGCGCTGGGGAGCACTTAACAGAACTGTTCGCGAGGTCATGACCGATGTTTTAAATATTTTTGCGATCGCGCGCGAAGGGTTACGCCGACGCCAACACGATCCTTCCCCGGAGGAAGTAGAACGCTATTGGAACTTTGCTCGAATTTGGTCGGATTTGGATAAAACCATGCAAGAAAAGCTCAACTTTATCACTGAATTAGTGCGTCAATATCGAACCTTTTATCAAGTGAAGGTCACCGATTCCAGTCACGCTATTTTACTGCCATTTTCTAAAGTATTGGAAACGATTTTGTCCGTTCCTACCCAAGTTAATGAAGAAGATTTGATCTTACAAGGAGCCGGATTGTTGAAAGATGCGATCGATCGCCAAAACATTTATACCCGTCCCTTAATGATGGATAAATCCGTAGATTTTGCCACCCGCCAACAGCAAGAACTCGAAGCGATTCATCGGTTCGTGCAAACTTGTGTCTGCGATTTATTCGGAACCCTTTATCGCGGCGATCGCGCCCTCTTGCAAGAGAACCGCAACCGTCTCAAATCCGGTGCTGAATTTGCCTATCGCTGGCTCGCTTTGCAAGAGAAAAACGAACGGGATTTAGCCAGTCCTTCTTGA